In the genome of Mangifera indica cultivar Alphonso chromosome 9, CATAS_Mindica_2.1, whole genome shotgun sequence, the window cagatcaACTACAAAGGTccacaaaatatcaatattagcttcctagaaaagggataattactagctggaaaagaggattaattgagatagataaggaaggatatacattaaaatatatatcttttcctttctttttgggaagatatgtattaCTTTTACTTGGTTAGATTAGGAGAGTaggattgacttttattttccagatttttagtagtaagataatatatatatttttatttttatttttattttgctagaAGGATCGACCATTGTAATTGGAGGATTAaagagcaaaatatggtttacagtggctgaataatttctcttggctaaagggatctgaaaccatggaactacaatgattgtgagatttatttttgttctttaatgcatctttttaattatttgagtattgattatctttctgaattatttttcatgattatgttgattgatttctaaggtgcgcaattagtttatcaattaatataatctactgctaATTTAGGTGTtaaatccgtaattgttcaatccatctaatcgaagtggcaactaggatTATCGTTTGTTGTGTCAGAAATTGTAAatcctaaaaaaataatcaattggattaaatgcaacgtcatacgtttgtgttgtcttgcttcgttggtctttctaattcgtaatgctattatttaattaaatttgagatcgtatccgaattattaatcaataagggttaattagaatacatgtttttggttaactaatcgtaaggaaggacatgtaaatttaataccataacaaatatttgaataattaatttgatatttttggtttcgatgatcaatcgtagttccaatggtggatgtgacagTAGACCAagatttgtttaattgattaattattttaaattatttcactgaattttgatttattaattttaattagaatttgcattcaattcaaacgCCCCCcctttattttcttgtttcgatttatttgtgacgacatactaatcaaagctcttcgagggaacgatccctactttcctttactgcATTTTtattgcaggaatttaggatttaatttggatGTCAACGATAGCATGTACCACACGCGTACATGTCCAGCCCCCGTCgttcaggttgtaaaaccacttctaatttattacttataaaaattgtatttcgttATTATTCTAACAACTATAATTATATTCGTACAGGAGAGGGATGACGATATCAGGACGACCTCTCCCATTGATACTGTAATATCATCCCATCAACCACATGAGGTtcgtatgtaatttcaaaattatatttaatgttaaatgttgttattatattataatattgttatcaataaaactatgtatacctatttttggtacacaatttatgtatacagatgaggtgttatcatgtgattggatgtttctttatacatgttttaaaatcacctaattacatgatgacacatcactgtgtacatgaattgtgtaccaaaaatagatacacatagcattgctctattgttatatatgaaatgtcactgattaagttattattactatttccTTAGGGTAGTCACTAGGAGGGGGCACCAGTTGGCCCTTTTATTGCATCACTTGTCTgagctgaggtatgtcacttatcgatgaaagtttatttttatgactgttttgttatcgattaattcattttatatattcgtataaGGTCTTTCTTATGAAGGCCTTTTGGTCGAATCTCTGGTTGTTTCAAATCCTCCACTTggggtatgaaaattattgtagatattatattttatatgaaatatcatttactattttgtcctttttcatgcatatagggaacCCGCATTGAGATATTATTGATCAAGGGCTCTCCCCAAACACCTTCCCTAGAAGTTgaggttatgtttttttaagaaatgttattgatcgatttgtctttccaattataatgtttatttaatgatgttttgtctctttttgaGGATGAGGGACTATGGTTATTTGTTGATATCCCAAGCTCGAGCAAAAGGAGGATGTTTATTTAAGAAGTTAAGGAcagtggatattagttcacaggaggaggacttcccaAAAGACGTTTTTGAGGCCATCCACATTGAGATATCGAgtatttataattagtatataaatatgcatatatattggtcacaaatgaacaaaattacaattttgcagTCTGTCGAGGGAGCACGCACTATGGACTTGACTCTGATTTAGGATTCTCCAGCCAAACTTCCTCCTACATACATGGAGAAGGTAATATTAATCGATTAATGTCTAATTGTTACATaggatgaaataatgaattattagtttttggaACTTACAGTTGATTCGTACAGCACGCGGTCGGATCGTTCGAAAACGTCAACTGGTTCATACTctgtatacaaatccactcagagggagggCAAAATGGTAACttaggaccattccatcctctaccttagagcgtgaggaatctttcctcatgtGGTACACTAGAGCTGCGGCTTCCGACGCGTATGATGTTTACTTCATCGAGTCGAAGTCGAAAGATAGGTTTTTGCAGCTTGTGGTAGAATTGCACAAATGGCTAACCGAcaatgtaagttgtctataccatataattcaattaaaagtttgatatatttgccaataactaacacatgtgaacttgtttataccattttagcatgtggattcctttttggctatattacGTTGACACCAGGATGATCACCGTGTGACTGTTTCACAACGTTGGATGattgcccacacattcttcgaatgtcatattgagatggcctagaagagttggcagaccacatcGTAtgaggagtttgagttttcgagGCTCTTTATGAGGATGGTTGAGACAGTGTACACCCTGgggttgttttacaaaccatgggggatggtcgataaggtatagtaaatatgtattttcattaaatttaacgttgaattagtttataatcaactttaatttgtcactgtttataagtttacatccctataaacttcgactacACGCATTGGGTGGtcagagttatagattttcgtgagtggttGATTACAGTGTACGATTCGGAGGTATCATATTTGAGAAATATGGGGTCTCTCAAGCGACGGATGCGACCGTACATGACATTCATACCCacattattagaggcgacgagtttttggacaACTTCTGGACAaactccacgacgtgattcaTTCGCTTTACATCGAGCGATGGATGTCCCTCAACAAGGGGAGGGCTCCagtgactgtggcgtgtttatgttatgttttttttagtgtttggcgttgtcatGGAGTGCCTATTTTCCTCGAGAGTCATCTACCTCTATACGACGATGTTTAGCGTCGCAGTTGTATTTCCACTATATTGAATAACTCACgggtgtatatttagttagctcattgtttatttatcattcttcatatgttcttatgtatatatttattgtatgtgcgtatgtgtatgatgtactttatctgtgattatatatggatatgtgttgtatttgatttcattttttaaataatcttgtcacggaaataattatatgtgatttgagtgatgttactatcaaacgttagatgaaataactatttcttcatgaaacaataataaaaataaagaaatactcaaacaactcattctaacaaatataaaatgaagaaattatttacactaaaattattacatcacatgtcaatataattacacatttgaaacaataataaaaatacatcgacTATATATAACTaaagtacaacaatgatgaatcatataactaacaaaactgaTTATAAACATGTCAAGATCTCATTCCTTTGCTTTTTTTAGATGAATGTTGCGAGGCGGAGCTCAGTACGGGTGttgggcttttacattgggttcgtacATGTCCTGGTTCATGGCAATGACTGCAAATCCTAGGTGTAATATTTTCTCCTTGGGAAGGATGTTGATTTCTGTTGGAGAGGTGACCTAGACGACTTGTATCAATGATAGGGGGCAGAATAACTATTTCTTCAGGTGAGTGCAACCAATCAGATTGGTTTCTAAGAAGATTGACaagttcctgatatattgcatgttAGATATCGatgcggaagaatggatgaacccatgcattgacatttgtgagcctcatatgtcgtgcaacagcaatggcatgcttgcgcagaatacgtgaaagctgaaactttctacacatgcaagacatttcaccaaagtccacaatactcATGTATGCACCAAAACCGATAACCTGATATCGAGTAGGTGTAATTGGTCAAACCTTCAAGCGTGCAGACTTGGACAGACGATTATTGATCTTCTCCTTTGCCcaaggggtgacaaagttaggatattcatctgtaatttgaaaaaatattaacaacacatttggtaataactaaaactaaagggaaaaagtacatgagaaattttttttaattattaacgatttgatacttatttgcatggtttctcctttCGTAAAACCATTGCCATATAGTACCACAAATAAACTCGATGAGCATTGTGATAGGTAGGCCctgtgcatgtctgacaagagtgttaaatgacTCTGCAATATTAGTGGTTATGATATTGTATCGATATCCTGGAAAGTAACCTTTACTCCAACACTCAAATCCGACATCACGTAGATAAGCTTCAGCTTGAGGGTTCATCGAATCAAGAGATTGCATCATCGCCCCAAATTCTGcttatgtgtatgattttacaGTTTTTCAATATGCACCCGTAACTTGTAAGGtggtaaaaaataagaaaaattattataatctaaaagtataaaaaagataaacttttacaaattttaatatttgtttaaacattatacctttgagtctcgtttatactttgttCGCATGTTACataaaagatgatgacaacatctatggtggacatctggaaagacttcagccattacCAAGgatatagcatgatgtcgatccaAGATTATTGCCAGCTCGGAGAggtcatggatgcattctttaatcctcGTGAGGAACCAACACCatgtgtcgtgatcttcttttttgttgaCACTGAAACCAATgggatatatctggttattaccatcaagagccaccgtaAAAACTTCGCCGTCTCTGATCATGTTAGCTCTCTCTCCTCGCTTAACTCTCATTTTCAATCACATCCCAACCACCGATGAAATATATTTCCTCTAACgaagacaaaattattttcatccGAGATGAAGACAACTATCAAAGGTCTTAGACGACCACATTGTCTTCGTCTGAGACCTCTGACAGTGGTCTTCGTCTCggacaaagatgaaatcatcttcgttTGAGACAAAGATACTCTAATGAAGACAATTTCATTTTCGTCAAAGGAAATAAGTTTCGTCAGTGATTGGGATATGATCGACAGAGAGATTTAAGCCAGACAAGATAGAAGAAGACCTTTGGAAAGATGACTGTCTTCTCAAACAAAGATGACaacttcatcttcgtctgggaggacaaagagcttcgtcttccACCGCTCCTCCGACGTCGATCAGGCGTCCAAATGAGaggagagagaccgtcggaggAAGAGGATgttttgggagggagaggtcgtcggcaatggagcctgAGATGatgccggagatttcaaaacaaaaccttagggtgaaacgatcattttttaaaacttagactagagaaaacttttagtttttaaagtttaggggggtaaaaagagattatattttttgtttatttttaatattatagagaaaatgacgattttactcttattatcgttaattttaactactcataaataggtatttagaattatcaaagttaaagggaaAAACCTTgggattgcagcataccttgggtgggagatAGTCTTTTGTCATATAATATAAGGTTGaatttgtcattaaaaaaaaaacataaattaaaattgagggTTAAAAAATAGTACGGCTGAAAATAACTTTCCTTAGCTCTTTCCTATATAAAAATTGAGTACTGTAagatatacaatttatttatccaCAGTAGCCATATATGGTTGCAATGAAATCTCCTCTAGTTTTTTtcaggtatttttattttaaaattatttaattattttaaaacggattaatttgaataagaaaactttatatatgtcattatagaGCAACAATAgccaaaactaagtttaagaAAAGGAATTCTATGGATGTTGAGTTGATTAGGTGGGTTAGTTCACATCCCTTGTCCAAAcccaaatataatattaactaaataaaaaaaaaaaaaattaaatctcttTTGCAAGATAGGATTCCAATTATGTCACCTAAACCTCCAACTACCAATTAGCCcttcaattacaaaaattaacttaaaattcttaaaataagattaaattaaaaacccacctgaaataattattaaaacaacatcaattTGATAATTACTATTTACTAGCATAATATTCTAAATGAAATTTAAGCTGCCGATTTATACTTTGCAAAGTACCTTACATCTCAATACTCTATCCTGCACATAAAATCCTGGCATCACCATTATTTTAACCCTGCTTGCCCCCAGTGATTTCTGCCTTTCCATGAACAAATCCTCCATGTAATGTCCATCAAAGCTCCTGTTTTCTTCCACCCTCAAAATCCCCAATGGCGGACTGAATGAAAACGCGAGTAAATGAAGTAGCCATATGCATTTTGCAGCCACAAAAAATGCCTGCAGAAGTTGTTCTGGCCATGGCCTAGTCCAATTTAGAGTTGTGATTATGCAGCTCATTTTTTGGTCACAGAATTTGCTGAATTCTTCACCATAATATTTAGTCCCTTTCCTTAATACTTCATTCCAGCTCAGATTTCTCAGCGAAACAAAGGATGAAAACTGTGCCTGCCGATCTTGTTGACGATCTAGATGCTTTGGTTTACCATTTTTCTGAAACACACAATTCTCAAAATCCATGTAGAGTGTTTGGTTTATTATTGCTTCCAAATGGCATGAAAACGCCTTTGAGAATTTTGAAGTTAGTGATAATTTGTAAGGTTGAAGAAGGGAATTCAACATCAGAGATTGATCCGTGTCTTCTATTTGCGCGATGAGCGTCTTGCAGAATTGTTTTACAGATAGTCTTGCCTCGGAAACTATCTGCAAGAAGCCTTCCACCATTACTTCTTCACTCACAGGCGTCAAATTTTCCGAATTCCCACCAATGGACTTGCCTCTCCAGGGAAAATTTCCAGGATTTTCAGGAAACTGGGAGCCCTTTAAATTTGTTGCTTGTCTCAAAGCTTTCTTCAGCTCTTCACAGTAGGATTCCAAGTACTCCAGTCTTTGTTTCAGCTCCTCAAAGGAAGATTTCATTTCAGAAACTTCATTTAACGCCGCGTCCCGACTCTCATTCGCCTTGATCAATTCTCTCTTCAATGTTTCAACTGATAATATACCCAAGTCCTTGAAAATCTGTGAAACTTCTTCGGATTTTGTCCGGTTTGGGGAATTCTCCCACTTGtgcttcttcttcaacctcGGAAACAACCATGAAATCACTCCCCGATTTTTCGATTGTGATCGAGCAGATGAATGTGAATCTGTCAATGGGACAACAATGTTAGACTTCTTGATGTTCCTGGTGATATTTTCAGGCTCAGTGGTGATGGTTGCAGGTTTGCATCTATTGCAAGATGACACTGATTTGAAGTCTCCCAAGCTGCTTCCCCTTCTCAATTTGTAGAATTCTGTTGCTCCTGGAGAGTTTTGAAGAACTTTGATGTGCTTAGAGGTTGGACCAGTGACAGATTTTCGGTCCTCAGTAGGACAAGTATGTGACTCTAATGTGGCAAAATCTGAAGGATATCCTTTCTGTGAAGTTGAGTTCTCCTTCTTGTAATCCAAAAAACCAGTCTCATTCCCTTCAAGTCCACAATCATCCCAGGTTCTAGAAGGATTCTTTGATAAGATTGGATGACACCCAGGTGCTGGTTCGTCGTCATAACTCTTCAAAAACCCCAAAAGTCattaaaatacatcaaaataGCCGTTAAATTacagaaaaatgaagaaagagaaaatctcATTATAACGAAAATGGAAACTTGCAACTTACAGGAGTGAAAACAGGGTAATCTTGAGCGCAGAACTGAGAGACAGGGAGAGAACCAGGGGGACTAGAAGGGCATCGAGAATTGGCGGGGCTGTTGCCTTTCATTAAAGCGGCATGAAGAGCTCTCAATTCGACTGCTTCAGCAATGGCGGCTTGAATTTCGTGCCTGCTAACTGAAGTATTAgtattatgattttgaaatatttgagAAGAAGCAGTGGTGGCAGCAGCCATGAGCAGGGGAAGAAACAGGATAATAAGACCAAAAAAGGGAACAAAGAAAGGAATGAAAGAGAGAGTCACAGCAATTGTGTTCAATGGAGGAAAATAACAAAGGGAATTGAGAAGGTGGAATCTAATGGATGGATTTGGCGTTGGAAGATTAACATGACATTTATCTTGTCTACAATCTTGGACGAGAATCAGAAGAtattgagagagagaaagagaaatttgAAGTAGGTTTGTGAGGTATCTTGGAGTCCATGAAGTTTTGTGTTTGTTGTGAATGGAATTGAGAGCAAGTGAATCAGatagaaaagaagagaaagagagagaagggagTTTATATTAATAGAAGGAGAGGCCATGTGAATTGACGGTAgttgagaaagaagagaaaagaaagagaatcaATGAGTATGATTTTACCAAAATGCCCATTTTACCGTAAATGATGATTATTCCATGCTTAATTCAAATGGTAGGTATAATTGTTCATTTTCCAATTGaggatatattttttataatttttatttctttcaaaaataggTTTTTgggtaaatatatataaaattcattaaaaagaacatataaaattaagaaaatgacCATGCATAAACATGTTTTCAAAATTCCTATAAACCTAAATggtaaattttcaaatctacttataattttttcaaacttagattaGTAGgtgttcaattttatttttattttattattagtataattattaatttgtaaaatgacTCATCATAAAATGGATCCACCATACAGCCAACAGTATTTccataattacatatttttttagagcaatactatatatattattttgagtatataaatacgtatacatttatatatctcatcatataattaggtattattttattcttaattcaaaatcactcaattatgtgatgaaacatataagtatatacatatttgtgtatctaaaatagatataaatagttttattatttttttaatttattttgttaggaGTGTTGTCCTTATTATGGTACTATTATAATACttgtaattttcataaatttatcaaatatgtgCATTATAAGGGTCTGCTTAGACCCACATGTTCACTTTTATTTTGGTGTGAATTGTATCTACACACCATCTACTTTGTTCCCTTATTtgaataggccaaaggactacttcccacccaaggtatgctttttttccaaattcccCCAACACCCCCCCGGTTAACTTTGAAGgccgttaaaattaactgagtccattagtcatatcatttcccctccccccccccccccccccccccccaaaccctaaaaactaacaattttttctcaacccaagttttcaaaaactgtatttttccTCTAAGGTTTCCAAACCTTCAGATCCAAATTTTCTGAGGACGACCGGCgatctccaagcacctactATTTCTCTCCTTTTGACCGTATATTTTTCGACGCTGTGTGGCATCGTCATCGACGAAGACGCTTAGCAGGGAAAGATGTCACACAGTCGAAAAGAGGAGATGTCAGGGAGGAAGAGATGTCACTTGAAGATTGTCGATcgtttttgaaaaattcaatccgaaagtttggaaacccaagggggaaaatattgtttttgaaaaattgggttaagaaaaaattattagtttttaaggtttgagagaaaaataaaataaaatttaaatttatttttaatattatagataaaataatgattctACCCTTGAAACCGTTTTTTTAACAGTCTATggataaataaatgagattttcaaagttaacgggggaaaatttagagaaaaaaaacatgccttgggtgggaaatagtcctttggccatttgaATATTTCAAAGGTTTGATGTGCTACCAGCTCAAAAAAATCACCCAACTACAGACATGAACAAATTGTTTAacattaaaacatattaaaggGATGTTTGGCTCTGaagctttaaaaattattttggtaatatatcttttattatttatattactttgtttagtttattagtaataaaatattatgataattttctattactaatggtgatataacatgtaatataggtggtaatctgattaccacattcaccttagatattaaaagtatatcaaggtaattttgatttttaagataaaaattaagttatttgtaattaaaataataaataatataaaaaaatttaaaaatacatatatctaagggtatttaagtaaaataatttattagtatttttttattatctttaaccaaatacaataattatttatacttatccattttattaaacataataatcatttatatccagtaatcttctaagtaatctatctttaaagttatctttttattttggtaataaaacattattcaaatcaaacaccccataagagtaaaatcttcaattaaattacatatttgtACAGTATGAAGGGTAAAACAGTCCAAGGAAAAATACAAATGTGCCCAGAAGCAGAAGCATATTTGGCCGAAGGGGGGATGAGGAATATATCCAAAGCCTTCGAAAGAGTCAAATACTCCTCGtctctcttttgtttcttcaacAGTGAATCCTGTGAGGGAGGATAATACTGCCACAGTGGGGACCAAATTGtacaattttaaaacttaattactTAAAGAGAAACAACATGAGCTGCAGATTTTCAAGGAATCAACATGTACTTTACAGGAAACAAAACAGggtttaatttctttgtttgtttattcCAAATAGAATTAATGTTAGTTAGTATTCCCAGGAAGCACTTTTGTTAGATGATTATACTAttgaaaaatattcataaacttTCTAAATATTAACTAAACACCCCATCAAAAAGCAGGTAAGATTTTGTCAACCTAAACATGCAAAAAAACTgctttttttcttgtttaatcaACAAGAAAATTAGAGATTAAGGAGactgattaatttaattatgtcTAATTAGCTATGATTCCGGcaagtaaatttaattaattaagattaaatgaAGATTAGGTTTCATTGTTTTGACATTAACAAGCAAAGTCAAGAAACAAAATTTGTGCCTTGTAGTTAGGTGAGACTTTGATTAAGAACGTATTAACTGTGAAagcttttgaaataaaataaaattatatgtataaataatgatttgttatcatatgattaattgttgttttatctttaatttttaactaacaaatcatatgatgacacattattgtttgtgtataaaagtTATATGTAATCAACTCAAGAACAGTTGATCATATAggataggccaaaagacttcttcccaccgaaggtttgatgtaatctcaaagttttattagtcaattttcaaaaactcaaacactcatttatgagtcaatttctattaaaaatttcagttaaagttaaaggtaaaatcatcatttaataaaaaatttaaaaaactaaagttttatcacatctTCTctcctaggtttaaaaatttattattccccccatctaaagtttgaaaaatgaacattTCCCCCTGGAGTTTGTAGTTTTCCCTTGCTGCTATATCAGCGCTCTTTCCTTTCTTGGACAATGATGAATCGTTAGCTAACCAAAGTTGAGTCGATGATTCGTTGGCACGAAGATGAAGCAAATTTGTGCATCACACATATCTATTTTGGTAGACACATAGGTCGATCGAAAGAAGAAtcaattctaattttcaaaCCATAGGTcaggggggggggggaatgatagatttttaaacctaggggaaaatgtaataaactttagttttttaaaattttttattgaatgatagttttatctctaatcataattaaaatttttaacagaaatttactCATAGATggatgtttgggtttttaaaaattgatagatgagACTTTGCGAATatatcaaaccttgagtgggaataagccttttggctTATAGTATATATTTAAGTTTCAAAGAATCCCATCAACGATGAATATatggtaataataaattattaaaatacatatttttgtgtTATAGTGGGCTATGACTTGCAAAGAAAGATTTAAAATCTAAGAACCCTTCACAATAAAGGAAGTCAAGAACCAACGTTTGGTGGGTGAAAATAGTCTATTAACATTAATAAGTTATACTATGAAAAACATTTGTTTAATGTTGACTAGTTAATTAAGTTGtggaaataattaaaacttttacaataaaactatgttatctattttgagtacacaaatagatacacatttaatgtatgtcatcaagtgatttgataatttttaattaaagataaaataacacttaatcatataataacatatcgtgtatacttatttatgtatcaaaaaatgGGTATGTATAACATAACTTAAAGTTTTATCCAATTAGAAGAGTTAAACAAAAGCCTTGAGAGAAACTGAAACTGTTAAGTGTTCGGGGTTTCAGTTTTGATTTATACCAAATAGTAGCTTATCCCATGTAGGttttttattctgatttttGTGTAACCCAAAGTATCCATATTGGTTGTGGTTTCAACCCTCTAAGAAGCCAAAATCAATCCAAAACAAATTTTCGGTAcctttttttgaaattttgttataataaaagGACATAGCTTTGTTACAACATATAAATCACCACAACCCTACACCTGGTTTGCTTGACTTCCCGCTAACCCTAAAATTAATTGCTCTACAAACCCTCCTTGCTTTTCTAATAGCTTCATCTGATctcaaattcaataaatcaGTTATGAACTTAAAACTCTTGTTGAATGGCCAGAGAGTTTACCTTCTTTCCTCATGTCAAAGCCTCAAGGTGTTTACTTTTTGTTTGGTTGGTGAGAAATTGAGGGAAAAGGAAAGGCTAAGATCCAAGAGATGAATGTTTATGTTGAGTTATGATgccatttttgtaatttattatgaagtctataataataaaattaatttgtttgagtGAATAGTACGTGAAAAAATCGAAATCAAAACTAATCagttttattttagataaaaatttgtctttattaattttgaccATAGTTTATAATCTTATGAACTGATCAGTTTTCGTTTAAAATCTtgggtttatt includes:
- the LOC123226386 gene encoding IRK-interacting protein-like is translated as MAAATTASSQIFQNHNTNTSVSRHEIQAAIAEAVELRALHAALMKGNSPANSRCPSSPPGSLPVSQFCAQDYPVFTPSYDDEPAPGCHPILSKNPSRTWDDCGLEGNETGFLDYKKENSTSQKGYPSDFATLESHTCPTEDRKSVTGPTSKHIKVLQNSPGATEFYKLRRGSSLGDFKSVSSCNRCKPATITTEPENITRNIKKSNIVVPLTDSHSSARSQSKNRGVISWLFPRLKKKHKWENSPNRTKSEEVSQIFKDLGILSVETLKRELIKANESRDAALNEVSEMKSSFEELKQRLEYLESYCEELKKALRQATNLKGSQFPENPGNFPWRGKSIGGNSENLTPVSEEVMVEGFLQIVSEARLSVKQFCKTLIAQIEDTDQSLMLNSLLQPYKLSLTSKFSKAFSCHLEAIINQTLYMDFENCVFQKNGKPKHLDRQQDRQAQFSSFVSLRNLSWNEVLRKGTKYYGEEFSKFCDQKMSCIITTLNWTRPWPEQLLQAFFVAAKCIWLLHLLAFSFSPPLGILRVEENRSFDGHYMEDLFMERQKSLGASRVKIMVMPGFYVQDRVLRCKVLCKV